Genomic segment of Harmonia axyridis chromosome 6, icHarAxyr1.1, whole genome shotgun sequence:
AAACGAAAAGTAAATTAATAGAGCATAAAAAACTGCACAATTTTCATTGTCAAACTTGTGGTACTTACTACCTCACACAAAAGCAATATActgaacatataaaaaatcatgtgCATATCTATTGTTGCCATGTTTGTAATCTAGAATTTATTCACAAAGTGCCTTTAGTACATCATCTTAACTTGCATCAAGAACAAGAAATTATGAGGAATGTCATAGAGATGGAACAGAATTACAATCATTATTTGATAAATTTCAACTCTGAATCATATGCAACTAGCATAAATAATATAACTTCATTCTTAGCACAGGGTTGTGATTATAAATATAGCCATGTTCAATTTTACAAAATAAGATGTCATTTATGTTTCatggattttttcaaatgtgacTTTCAACAGCATTTGAAAAtgcattattattttaaaaaccaAAGATCCTATTTTTCAAACTCTGTAGATTGTTCCTATCTATAGGGAAGTAATAATCTTTTGATTGACGGATCAATCCAATACTGCCAATGAACAAGTCATACAAAAACAGTTTCAAATTTCTATTTGGGGTAACTATAATGCTTAAtggttttaagtttgattttttatttactgAAATTTTCTGTTACCTATTATGTAAAATTTGGTATCAGTtccaaaaaatttatgacttcAATATTATAATCTTTGGTTTCAAATTACGGAaacaattatttaaaaaatggtGAGCTTTAACTGATCACAATTTTCTAAACCTATTGGAATccccttttttttaattttgctaGGTGATATGATTTTCATTTGGGAATTCAATATAACagagttttgtttatttttaaagCTTTCCAATGAATCTACTGTGATAgaagtgatatttttttttattacctatGTTTAAGTTTATATATTTTGTTAATAAACGGTTTGaagctaattttgaatatagttttttttggaTTTACTTCATCAAATATTATGAAGAGCATTCgaattgattttaatttcaaACTATAACTTCGTTACGGGCGTTCCTTTCAAGAGCAGACCgctatatatttgaaatatatatgtatattagggctgggaatcatgaatgaatgatttgaatattcgaataattgcattctgcattattcgaataatcatgaatattcactgaatagttgaataatcaatgactacttttctattcatgaataatcagtgaatagtcaagtattcactgaatagttgaataatcaatgactacttttctattcatgaataatcagtgaatagtcgagtattcactgaatagttgaataatcaatgtcaacttttctattcatgaataatcagtgaatagttgagtattcaatgaatagttttctattcagtgagtagttggatatttatgaagttacgaatgaaagtttgaatgatcacttgactcactattcaggaatgattaaaacaaggttttgtgattcactacggacaaatcgttttattaatattaaaattactggaaattacataaaattgaaattgatagatacaattgaattgaaattattcatttaatagtagTAGAAAAAGGTATTcagccaaagaaaaattaataaaatttggatttcatcaatgaaaaaatataaaaatggaatataatattctaacatatgaatttagcaataaagagttctcataataataatataagattctacattcgaaaatgTAACCTTGCCTTCCTATTCCTTATGCATTGCTATTTCTAGACATTgttctatttcagtggtcaaatattgttttatgtattctgaattgcgaaccgacgaatctttatattcttttaaatctatggtcttaaaatgtacacacatcgacTGAAGTAACATCCTTCCCTaacaaaactgaatcagaaaacaattttttgaaaattccgtatAATTgatcacgaagtgtattcttgaagaattgaatgttctcagaatccgcttcatcattctttttgtacctcTAGACCTGTGGAGgttctatgtagattgtattgtcccagcgaaggttttactgcgtctatatttaaggatctattgtattttgtacgttgtcatgtgataaaaaaatctctgtatttaccaaacgacaatttaattataaaaatagGACAATTTTTTCGGTAACACCAGAATACTCCCGACTTTTCCAGGAATAACGAACGTTTGTACATTTATGCATCAGATTATAGTAAACTTTGTTCAATATTACCTGTTCGTTAAATAGATCTGTTAAATATTTATGCATATTTTTTGCTAGATCTCAAAGAAGGTCTAGTCCAATCATGGGTCACTATGTTTTTTGAGtagaatattcgaataagtattaacttaataatcattgaatattttttaatattcattggataAACATTTATATCATAAGAGCAcagaaaatattcgattatacaccgactCACGAAAGCGAAACTCGACtggtgtttcgcgaaatacgtcgagtgaaggaggttcgtataatcaaaatataaattaaatttttaatttcttatttattaattgaacTATAATCGTAGCGCTGCCTTTtgcaaaattcaatgacatttcactgagcttgacttttatttttttggcgaacgtccaattaCGTTACTGTGGAAATGATCGTAATAAtatgctctattagtgatgacgtcacacactgccattttagttctcctgtcagtgttcggaatccaaacaaacaaattgtcattgaaattagtacgttgtcgttgaagaaattggcttattttgataaataagattatttaaggaacgattttactattaattgatagacagaaggaacgagataaatgccgtaagttcgaacttgaggttcaactaataaacacggctttttacaaaatctggggaatgatataggattcaaagttactggtattaacctcgttccttctgtttatcaattaatactgaaaccgtactaatttgaatgacaatttatttgtttcgattccgaacactgacaggagaaccaaaaatggcggtgagtgacgtcacactaatagagcgtattccttCCTTCTTTAGGGGCGAAAATGAAGTTTTCTAGTAAGATagtagaaaatagtaatttttcggcaaccgtccgggaagtgctcacttcccggacgttTTTTCTCTGAGagagtagcatttcccggcctagtccggaaagtacgtacttcccggactaggccggaaaagaatcatagaatccatagcaaccgagataacggctgacagttcatatgaaattagttgtcaaaaatttgcatgttttttgatcgcaatcgcaataaaatttggaaagcagcagcgatagtgttattttacatggttgccgaaaaaaatattgtacgcaacacgcccgaaaatggtttttttggactcacagacttccaggacgagcgtaagcgagtcctggaattttgtctattcgtccaaaaaaaccctattttccggacttgttacgtaaaatatattttttattatatcgcaaCTTAAAATGAGAatgattttcatatatttttatcaagtgaaaattgttatattatgttattattgagtgaagatggtcattctttcaaatgtttggttggaatattcaattcaatcataGTATAATACTATGATTCAATATAGACTAACTCTTAAATATAACCACttaaagattcaaaatgaaagtatACTGCTTAGTAAttacctatttgtgttgttctaTTTTATTACTTTGACTCTCGACAACCAAAATTCTAAGTACGAATATTATTGATGGTAGAATGAAAAATCGTTTTCACAAACAATTTTACCGTTTGAATAGAATCAGTTATGTCTATTacatttcattcttcaattttgtATTACTTTCAACTAGTTTAGTTCAAGTCATTTATCATAATTTGATAATagtaaaatctttcaaaaaatagttTCCGGATTATACaggcaattaaaaaaaagagagTCTATGAAGAATTGTATTCATTAAGTTTTTATTGCTATTCAAAATACATTATtacaataaatgatttaaaGAAATGGCCCGACTTTAGCCTATCAGCGCAAGAGGAAGAACATCTTCGCACGCTCGCAGTCGGATTTCTCACTCTCCACTAAGGAGGATATTCACTCATCCAATCATATAATATccaggatattgaaaaatatcaggattgaGCTCTTCCTCTTCTTAGTTCTAAACTCCTGCAAATCTTGAAATTTATGGATCTTCTTCTCCTTATCTCTCCAAGGATCAGTTATGATACCttcatttttcctgaaaaatacatattataatgTTATAAGTTGTTGTTCTCATACGTTAAAAGTAATTTTCAACTAAATATAACAATTCAAGATACCCCTTTTCAGCCTTTCAGTGAACAACAATAATCAATACGAAGGGACTTTATTTTTCCATAACTTCATTTATAGCAACTTTTTTCTTATTGTAtcagaaatattcatttatgtgTATATGTATAGCTAATTTAAAGGTTTCAGTAagcatatttattatttatataactTAGTTGTACGTTGTACTACTTGCACTTAACTACCTATATATGGGTTAAATTTGGGGCAAGGTTATCGCAGAGAGAGAGCTACTGATGCTTTCTATTGATTTTCCGACAACGAAAGTATATAAAAGAAGTTCAGATGGCAATGACATTGACCTATTGACTTACTTCCGTTTCCTACTTTCAGAGTAAACCCTTATTTTCCATTTTACCCCCACTTGTATCTCCAATCCACCCTTAAATAAGTGGAATTGCGGAATTACCAGGGCATTGCAACCAAGAATACCTACAAGAACGTTGTTAGTGAATTATTGGTTGCAGTATGTGAAATAACGAAAActtcatttcatatttcaatattcaatggTATAAACTTTAAAGATAAACATTGGACGTTGTTCGATTGTTAGAAGTATTAACAgaaaacaaaacattttttccCTTGATTTGTTTGGACTTTCGATATggtaagtgttttttttttattgaaatcagtgTATCCATTAATTTAGAAATGTTCAAGTTTTTTAACTTGAAATTTACCTTTTACATTAATATCAATGAACTGTATTATatgtaaaattatttatttctctatAGTATCAAATGATTTCACCAATATTAATTAAACATAAGGAATTTATATATTAATAACAAAAAAGGctttatttttctcgaaaatcaagTAGAATAGGGATTCTACTTCCATTTATTTCATATCATCAGAAAGATATAGCACATATTAATATttggcaaaattaatatttttccagTTGTTTAAACCCCATTCTTTTTAGATGTATACATTGAAACATTGCGGTTCTTTTTTGCtgttcaatatttgaataatgaGAAATTAGCTATTTGAATTTCATACCTATATATAAGTACTGTTAGTTTTGAGATCTGGGTTTGTTTTGAGTATTATGTGATATCTGTTATATTTAactgatttcattgaaattttacagAATATGACTGCTTCTGCTAAAGGATTCAAGGTAACAGATGCTAATCGGAAGATAAGAGTGGGTGTAGCTGCCAAAGACTTGGAAGAACTGAAAGTTAAAACtattatgaaattcaaattgaagtTGACTCCATCAGAAATAGAATTTCAACTTCCAGATGGCACTTTTGTAGAAACAGAGGATTACTTGCAGACTCTTAAACCTCAAACTCTGCTCATTTGGGTGAAGCATGGAGAAATTGCTCAGACAGATTCTGAAATTCTGTACAAAACTATAAGAGAAGTGAATAATGAATATCTTACAGCAGGCGAGAAAGTACAGGAGTTTTTTAGTGAGAATATGAAAAGTAAAGTTTACAAATTGGCAGAGTTATTGAGAGGAATCGATGATGATAAGTCTAAGTTTTCATTAAAAAGTGAACATCCTGAATGGTTTGAGGGTAAATATtctattcattgatattactAAAGttctaaatatttttgaagtgCTGTTCAAACATGCAATGCAAAGAAGTGGAATTTGAAAAGATCTACACAGTTTCAACCaggaaaatatcaataatttattttccataCTCAATAtcataaatatcatttcaaaACCAAGCTCTCTCCACTCTCCTTCCTTTAACAGTTATCTACCAGTATTCTCCATTGTTTTATTAATAGCTATATTTTGTTATCTGTGATAGAGTGATTGGCAATACTTATGAATCTTCTTTCCTCTTTTTTTAATTGTTCAGTTGGCTGCCAAACTGGCAGCTTGTCAAATTGAACAAGTGAAAGTAGACACAAGTTCAATTTGGCTAGCACAAGATAAGTTGCTCAAATGGCTTGTGTACATAAACTGGCATTAAAATTTACCCACCGGGAAAAATATAGGAACGGTCAAAATCTCAACGAAATTTGTTGTTCGTTTTCTCTtgagcaattatttttttcgaatagttGCTGGATTCCTCAGGTGCTCAACTATTTAGATGATGTCCTCATTTACTTCCTTTTTTGTTATATGCAGGGATGAACAAAACAAATTTCTTTAGAAAATCCTTGGAGTGATTTGTTGACAGACAATACTATTTACAAGCACTCACTTGTTGCATCCTCTTTTCcaaacatttcttcttttttatttccaattttgcGGGTGTGTATATATTCTTTTATTAGGCAGATTTTCACATATTCTTCGGGGTATGTCAAACATGAATTTCAAAGTCATAAACAAACATAATTCTTGATAGAATGTATTTCATACAAAGATTTATGGCGATTATACATAATAGAGAGTCCCCTCGACGTAAAGTGGCTGTGGCTCTTTGTCATGCTCttcaataatacaataaattattaatatataGTAATTCTTTCTACCAATTAGGACTAGCCGAATGAGGACAgtacatattttgaatttggcTGGCCGCATTCAGCCAGTcccaataataaaaataattaatgcaTATTGGAAATTGGCATTACAATGGTTGTTAAAGGTATTTCACCGTTTTCTTATTAGAGCGACACATACAATTTTGCATAACTAGAAAAAAGTAACATCTTGCTCTTTATTTCTTATGAGGAATAAGAATTACATTATTTAGGATATTGAGTTCAGCCTgcataattattaatattaattaattgattaatatTATCTCACCTAAGCCTATCTTAGTATTAATTTTTAATGTGGCTTCAAACTATTCTTATTTGTAATGACCACTTTTACCtattaatttttatgtacatCATTGACAATCCGACTATTTACATTATCAGGGTTAGATACAAATGCAAAAACAAAAGAAGACTTCATGTTTCGAAAGGCTCAGGACCGCATCAGAACTTTCTTCTACCGCACAAGAGAGGAGCTCAGAAAACGAACGGAATTACCTCAAGATAGACTTCAGTTTTTATTGTTAGAATTGAATAATAGACTTAAATATTCTAAGTACAATGGGCATTATTTCGACAGGAGGAAATGGGATGGAGACGGCGTCCTAAAATCTCTATGCAACAAAAATGGTACTTTTTCCTGCCAAGGAAGATGggataaggaaaaatgtttgtATGAAACTTCACACCAAATCAACCCATACAAAAGTAGAGAGGAAAGGATTATTTTTCAGTGTTGGAATTTGGATCACGTCAAAGAAAGGTCCAGAAGTATCTTACCTGCTATTTGTGAAGCATTGAAACATAAAAGTGCTACAGAGAACGGTAAAAAATTGGAACCcttaaatgatgaaataattctAGATGCCATGAGTATTTACGAAGATTTATTTACTACAAAAAATCTTAAACTTGTACATATCGTATGTCATGATAAAGGAGCACATAGTAAAAAGGCTGGACCTTATTTTTTAATCTGATAAGAATGACTGAGATTTTTTCAGGTGTTCACCAAAACAAATCTGATTATTAACAGGTTGATCTCAACTAGTTTGAAGATTAGAAATAGaagatacaaatttttatatttgaattaattaataatatctTTAAATTGAGACAGTTCACTTAGATGTTCATATTTAAAGAATACAAGAATATCTACATTTCTGAattctatttgaattttataattcaattactTTCAGTTGACTTGAGAAATTTCGCTCGAAAACTATCTCATTTTGCTTTATATTACTATTTGTTAGAAGCACTTTGTCTATTAACAACAAATGATGAAAACTCAAATTTATCACAGGTAACCCCAGAACAGTCTTATATCAGACTTACTAACCTTTTAAGAACAAGAAAAACTTTAATCATAAATAAAGAATTTTGATTAACTTAAACATCTCACTTAAACGGTTGTTTCTTCACTTCGTGATTTTATCAGGTATTGCCAGCGCTGGCACTAAGGTATGATATGGTGGGGCAGCCGCCACTCTGTGAGGGACGGCTTTTCCGCCACGTTTGGCTCGTTGAATTCTAATGGTTTGCTTCTTTCCTTATTAATGATCAATGAATTTGCTTAATAGAAAATTATTTAAAGCACAAATGAACCTAAAATAGCGGAGATATTGATGACTTAGGATTTGAAAATCGAGAAGATCATACATAAACACTACATTGAATCCTTCAAAAACAAAGCTGGAATTTTGTCTCTATAATTAATTCCTTGAAGTTTTATAACAGTCTGCCAACATTTTATCACATGATCCAAAATGAAAAAGTCTTTAAAAATAGAATACGAAAACTGGTCTTGGAATGCGAAccctataaaattcaagaatttttcgAACACTACTACTCTCTCAAGAACTTATATTGATtggatttatttttcttttgtatGACGTATTTTCCTTTTATTGTACTCAATAATTgtgatcaaatgaaaaaactattactattactattaaaTTCGCGAAATCTGGTCTTCACTTGATGGTATTccattcgaataaaataaaaacaattaattgcaattccacaaaaaaattttgCCACACTATGAGTTCATACGGTATTTACGATTCCGAATCTAACAAAGAGAGTGGAAGCATTAGGTATAATCACTTTTGGTAAGGAAAAAATGTTTGGTTTCCAATTTCGAAATTTGTACTcgcaaaatatatttcagacCATCCTGAGTAGCTTTGATTTCATGTCTGTATGTACGACAGTCCGTGTGGCCACACATTCTTCAACAATTATTATCCGAATTTAATGAATTTTGATTGGTTATTAAGTTTGGCCGTAGATATTCCCATACTAATATCAGATTAAGAATTATCACATGAAGACTTCGCATGCGCAAACTTGAAATTCTCAGAATTTCTATACATATATCTCCTTCTAATTGTTTGatgttaatgaaaatacatatggATATTTGAATTGGTAAAAGttcctttgaaattttcaggtctTTTGCAAACTTGAAATTCTACTTGTCTGGTTTTGGTCAAATTTGGTTTGGGTTTTTGATATTGGACATTAAAAATACTGCTGAATATAGGGCTTGCATTGCGTATGAGTAAATCGGAACTTTCAGAAGCTAAAAGAGTTGACTTTTAAAAAGTGAAGAATGAGGAAGCATTGTGCCTTATCTATTGGCAGATTTTTTGTCAATTTATATTAggtaaatctgaaaatattgctgttgtGATGGTTCAGAGGATTCTTGAAAGAGATGCtaaaaaattatttgcttcaTGCTCAAAAACTGACTGGCCTTGTTCTTGATTATACATTTTAACTTTTAATGGATAAATAAAGATCATGACTTACATAGTTACTGTTAATCATggataaaacgaaaaaaaaaacgaggtTATTGGAACTTGGTGCCGATATTACCAAATCATCTGAACATTTTcaacaaagaaaataattttttaattaactGTAAACATTTCTTGGAGACCACAAATGCAAGTAAAAAGCAGTTATGGTTATTTCAATCTTCAGATTACTTCGGAATATGTTGATCATTGAAAATGTTTGAGCTGATATGGATTGAAATCCATATCAACTCAGTTATCAACTTAGTTattcaatgaattgaataactaaTAATTGTTCTGAAATCTAACCTCATCCAAAAAATTTGAGTGCTGATTCTCACCTAGCATCACCTGTGATTTGTGATTAAGAAGTTCGCACAAGTAGCTTTATGAAATTCATTGGAATGATATTGATGTGTTTTGTAGatttaatttttcaaggaaACTTCTTAGGAACACACCCTTCTTTTGTTAATGTGACACTCTGGTCAatgatattaatattttcattttgttcacaTGAAATTCTAAGGCTTCAAATTGCTAGTACAAAATACCTGAAAAAATCTCATTGAGAATTACATTGTACCCCAACTTCGATGGGTACAATggaatttcattttatatgtaAGATCTCGTTTTTAATAATGCTTAGAGAGTAGGatgatgaatttgaataatcaacgatGAGATATAGtgaataaaatttatgataCTATGAAACGGTGAGTACTTCAAATGAGGATTCGATAAGTAGGtaaatataaaggaaaaatgtgaaattcttgttccaaatagaaaacaaaaaagaaatgaactatatttattttcttgatCACTTGAATTCCATTTGTTTCTATCACGATCAACTGGACAAGTTATACCAGGCCTTGCAACAGTGGTGCTCCATTTCTCCTTTTTCGTTTCTCACAATTGCAATCTCTCAAGT
This window contains:
- the LOC123681927 gene encoding DNA fragmentation factor subunit beta isoform X1: MNMTASAKGFKVTDANRKIRVGVAAKDLEELKVKTIMKFKLKLTPSEIEFQLPDGTFVETEDYLQTLKPQTLLIWVKHGEIAQTDSEILYKTIREVNNEYLTAGEKVQEFFSENMKSKVYKLAELLRGIDDDKSKFSLKSEHPEWFEGLDTNAKTKEDFMFRKAQDRIRTFFYRTREELRKRTELPQDRLQFLLLELNNRLKYSKYNGHYFDRRKWDGDGVLKSLCNKNGTFSCQGRWDKEKCLYETSHQINPYKSREERIIFQCWNLDHVKERSRSILPAICEALKHKSATENGKKLEPLNDEIILDAMSIYEDLFTTKNLKLVHIVCHDKGAHSKKAGPYFLI
- the LOC123681927 gene encoding DNA fragmentation factor subunit beta isoform X2, which translates into the protein MNMTASAKGFKVTDANRKIRVGVAAKDLEELKVKTIMKFKLKLTPSEIEFQLPDGTFVETEDYLQTLKPQTLLIWVKHGEIAQTDSEILYKTIREVNNEYLTAGEKVQEFFSENMKSKVYKLAELLRGIDDDKSKFSLKSEHPEWFEGLDTNAKTKEDFMFRKAQDRIRTFFYRTREELRKRTELPQDRLQFLLRKWDGDGVLKSLCNKNGTFSCQGRWDKEKCLYETSHQINPYKSREERIIFQCWNLDHVKERSRSILPAICEALKHKSATENGKKLEPLNDEIILDAMSIYEDLFTTKNLKLVHIVCHDKGAHSKKAGPYFLI